The Triticum urartu cultivar G1812 chromosome 5, Tu2.1, whole genome shotgun sequence genome contains the following window.
ctggtgcaagcatctcggagttggaatatacgttttgatgagttgatcaaagcatatagttttatacagacttgcggtgaagcctgtatttacaagaaagtgagtgggaacaCTACAGcttttctgataagtatatgtgaatgatatattgctgatcggaaatgatgtaaaaaaattggaaagcataaaggagtgtttgaaaggagtttttcaaagaaagacgtgggtgaagctgcttacatattgggcatcaagatctatagagatagattaagacgcttgataagactttcgatgagtacataccttgataagattttgaaggagttcaaaatggatcagtcaaagaaggagttcttgcctgagttgtaaggtatgaagttgagtaagactcaaaaaccgaccacggcagaagatagagagagaatgaaagtcgttccctatgcctcagccataggttctataaagtataccatgttgtataccagacctattgtgtaccttgccatgagtttggaaagtgggtacaatagtgatccaggagtagatcactggacaacggtcaaaattatccttaggtacctaaagaggactaaggaaatgtttctcggttatggaggtgacaaagagtttgtcgtaaggagctacatcgatgcaagctttgacactgatttggatgactctgagtctcaatctagatacatattgaaagtgggaacaattagctagagtagctccgtgcagagcattgtagacataaaaatttgcaaaatacatacggatctgaatatggcagacccgttgactaaacttctatcacaagcaaaacatgatcacaccttagtactctttgggtgttaatcacatagtgatgtgaactagattattgactctagtaaaccctttgggtgttggtcacatggcaatgtgaactatgggtgttaatcacataaagatgtgaactattggtgttaaatcacatggcgatgtgaactagattattgactctagtgcaagtgggagactgaaggaaatatgccctagaggcaataataaagttgttattttatatttccttatatcatgataaatttttattattcatgctagaattgtattaaccggaaacttgatacatgtgtggatacatatacaaaacaccgtgtccctagtaagcctctactagactagctcgttaatcaaagatggttaagtttcctaaccatagacatgtgttgccatttgatgaatgggatcacatcattagcagaatgatgtgatggacaagacccatccattagcatagcatattgatcgttcagttttattgctattgctttcttcatgtcaaatacatattccttcaactataagattatgcaactcccggataccggagtaataccttctgtgctaccaaacgtcacaacgtaactaggtgattataaatatgctctacaggtatctccgaaggtgtttgttgggttggcatagatcgagattaagatttgtcactccgagtatcggagatgtatctctgggccctctcggtaatgcacatcataataagccttgcaagcaatgtgactaatgtacgatgatgtattacggaacgagtaaagagacttgccggtaacaagattgaactaggtatgaagataccgacgatcgaatctcgggcaagtaacataccgatgacaaagggagtaacgtatgttgtcatcacggtcgaccgataaagatcttcatagaatatgtgggagccaatatgagcatccaggttcctctattggttattgaccggagagatgtctcggccatgtctagatagctctcgaacccgtagggtccgcacgcttaacgttcgatgacgattttgtattatatgagttatgtgattttgtgacccaatgttgttcggagtcccggatgagatcacggacatgacgaggagtctcgaaatggatgagaggtaaagattgatatataggacgatggtattcggacaccggaagtgtttcgggatgcactgggtacttatcgggtcatcGGAAGGGGTTTCGGGAACCCCCGgaaaaagatatgggccttatgggccaagaggggaaacacaccagccacaaaggggctggtgcgcccctcccatatgggctggccaaattggagaaggaaaggggaaggaggaaaggaaaaagggaataggattcccccttccccctcttcccttcctactccgaataggaataggaaaggggagAGGCCGAATggggaggcgcccaagtaggattcctcctgcttggggtgcccccttggctgcctctcctcccctccaacctatatatatgaaggggggcaccgctagaacacacacgaatcattgttagccgtgtgcgacGTCCCCCTCCACAGTATACGCCTCcagtcatattcacgtagtgcttaggtgaatccctgcgcggatcacttcaccatcaccgtcaccacgccgtcgtgctgacggaactctccctcaacactttgctggatcaagagttcgagggacgtcatcgagctgaacgtgtgcagaactcggaggtgtcgtacgttcggtgcttgatctgtcagaacaagaagaagttcgactacatcaactgcgttttcaaacgcttccgctttcggtctacgcgggtacgtggacacaatctccccctctcgttgctatgcatctcctagatagatcttcgtgagcgtaggaaattttgaaattgaatgctacgttccccaacacacatGTCATAGGGAGGGGGTTATACTAAACCTTAGCCACTGAATTAGTGAAagggtcccacttgtcatagactaCTTGTTTAACATAGGTTTAATTTAGTTGGTTAATTCTTAATTAGCCAAGGGGGACCCGTTGTCTGTGGTTGAGCTAATCAACTAAAATTATTTAGTTTAATCTATAGGTTAATTAGGGAGATGGCCCCACACGACAGTTTGTAGGGCTAAACTAATTGGTCTGGTGGCCTGGACCCACCCGGCGGTGGCCCAGCCATAACTAAGCACGGCGGCATCCACATGGTCCTCCACCACCTTCCCCAGCATGTTGTGGAGGTCCTCCGGGACGGGAGCTATCACGGCTTCGAAGTCGAAGTTGGGGTTGGTGCAAAGGAGATGCCTGAAGACACGTGTCGCCGCTTGGGTAAGGAGGTCACGACATTATTCTTTGACGATTTTGCCCACCTTCTTAGCGTCGTCCTCAAGCCGCTCCACGACCTTGGCAAAGAAGTCAAGATAGTTGGCATCACCAGTCTCGAGGGGACTGGCAACGTCCTCCTTGTAAATAGAGTCCAAAGCCCGACGGGCTCGCAACTCGAGGGCTTGGAACATCTTGGAATGTTCATGCTGCCGCCCCCGAGCCTGGTCCGCCTCCTCCCTCACCCGCTCCACAACAGACGCAACGTCCCCCACCTGCTTCCGGAGTGAGGCTATCTCGGCTTCGGCGTGGACCCGTGTGGCCAACACGATTTGCCGTCGTTGCTGTCTCCTTGAGACCGTTAATCTCATGTGTCAGTTCCTCGCGCTTTGTCTTGAAGTGGCCTTCCACCAGGTGGAGCGCCAAAGCAAACTTCTTGAGGTCGTGCATACTAGGCCAAGCCACGCCCTTGGGAGTGCATGTGGCTTGGCCTAGGATGCTCGTGCACTCCCGAGGACCGTGATTTATTCGCTTATGCCATAGGAGTGGTTGTTGGGGACGAAAACACGACCAGGTTTTGGTAATCTCCGTGGTTGGAGGGGCTCTGACCGATGGATATTATGCCCAAGATTTTTTTAGCTCTCGCATAAGAAGTCTTGTTCGGTTAGAAAGCCGTTGACGAACAAAAATTGGATTACCGAAATCAATATACatcacaaagatctctctcccccaCATCCAGGAATTGGGAAAGGCTCGTCGACATCACCCTCACCGATGGGGTTCGCGATTCAATTAATTAGAAGCTCTCTGTTGATGGCATGTACTTTGTGTCCTCGGCTTACAAGGCGCAATTTGAGGGTCTCGCCGTCTTGACCATGCCGACAACCATTTGGCCCAAATTGTAAGTTCTTCGGTTGGTTGGTCTTACAAAATAAGATTTGAACAACTGATAGACTACACCATCGGGATGGCTAAACGGCGGTCTTGCGCTCTTTGCAAACAAGCTCCCGAGTCTGTTGTGCACCTCCTCACCCAATGTCATTTTATGACTCGTATTTGGGCGGAGATCGCCAACTGGCTCGGCCTTCTTGATTCCTCTGCCTTGGCTTGGGCAAATGCCACCTCCATGAGAGGTTGGTGCGTCGATACGGTGGACAAGACAAGACCGCATAGGAAGGCTCTCACTATGTTGATGATGTTAGTCTCATGAGAGATTTGGAAGGAACGCAATACAAGAGTTTTCCACAACGCTGCCAACCCCACCATGATGGTTGTTAGGAGGATCAAGGAGGAGGCCCATCTTTGGGCATTAGCGGGCGCGAGACACTTGACTAATGTAATGCCGCCAGAGTGGTCGTTTTTCCCCGCGTTGTGGGCGTATGCCTAAACCTTCTCTCTTGATTAATGAAATAGCAAATCTTTATGATTGTACCCTTGGTTTTGGTCTTGTCCTCCCAGTTTGCTCTTTGTTGGGGCGGTTACTTTAGCCATTGGTTGTAATTTTAGTCTAGTACTTGCCTGAGTCGACTGATGCGGCTTTTGTTTTACTGGCATTTCCTTTGAACTCCGTATCCTATTTCATTCAAATAATGGAGCAGGCCGGCGTGTGTGGCGGTCTCCCATGACTCTAAAAAAAAGTGCATACAACATGTAATCATAGATACTTACACGCCAGTAATGCTGGTGGCTACGGCCAGCCTACGACCAATTATTCCAAAAGAAAATCAAACCATATACTGTGACAGCCACGCAGTCTCCAGCGCTGCAGCTTGCAAGACTGTCAGCATGTGGACGCGCTTTTTGTTTAACAAGTTTGGACGTGCTTGCAACGCCCAATGGCCACAGCTAGCTACACCGGCACTTAACAAAGCTGAATATCATGCATAACGCGCCTTGCTAGCTGCTAAAATTTTCAGAAGAAAAACCTCAAAGCTGTCCTTTATATTTAGCACCCCAAGCCTTGCAAGCTCATTAGCAGAAATATCATTCGTTAACACATTGTTAATTCGGATTCACGTTGATAGTGCATCACTTTAGAGAGGCTCAAGGGGCGATCCGCGGCGTCCGGCGAGCTAGATGACAGTTGTAACACAAATTAAAACTCGCTTTGAAGATTTCATCGCAATATcgcattttatttttttcttggACAGGATAAATCAAAAGGTAACCATACAGGTCATGTAAATGGTGTTTCAGATCTAAGTGCATGAATTTACTGGCGCTCACTCTCACAGGCGCGCACGAACTCAGCACAGTTTCAGTCCATGTTACTATGAGGGTgattggatacgttttagtcccatgattaaaagtagtgggactaaaacttgctagcctcacccatgcttggatccaaatattaaagagactaaaatcaagttattaagcatttattatcctccaaaccctccaatccagaactcgcatgtgttaaaAAAGAGGAATTAAATGAGGAGAGAGAGAGCTAATACATATTTTAGTAGGTTTCCTATGACTAAAAATTTTTAGCCTCAAGACTAGTCCTAGCCtctctttagtcaggggtactTGGAACTTAAGCCTCTAAAAAAGattatttttagtcagactaaaaatagtcccttggatccaagcaccctaaAAGAGACTATGTTTCTGTGTTGTCAGTTGTCACAAGAATGTTCTCAGTATCTTACCAATCATTTCCCATTTTTCTCTTCGAGATGGTAGTATTTGTATACTACCACTAGTGTTTTCTCTTGAGACTTCTGACATTTTGCCGACCGAATCAGCCGTTACCCAGCTTGCACCTAGCACCAGCACTAGCAGCGCCTGAGCTGTGCAAGAAACAATTTTGAGCTCATCTCAACCTCAATGGCCATATATACGAGCACGTACGTACACACCGTCATCCACTTGCGTGCATGCTCCCTAGCTAGCTACTCCCTACAGTACGTCGCAGTGCAGCTAGCGTCCGTCTCTCCGTGCTTGCGTCGCACCATTCGCCTCGATCGCTTGGACAGTAGTACACAATGTTGCGGTTGCAGGCAGCTGCCGTCAGGTCGCAGGAGGCCGCGCGGTGGTCGCCATGCCACGCGCCGGACGAGGAGGAGTCGGAGATCGTGGCGCAGTTCCTGACGGCGCCGTACCCGTGCTTCGACGGCGGCTACGACTTCCTCGGCGAGCCCGACGTGTCGCTCGGGATCAACACGCTCTCCTACTGCggctccatcgacctcaacctCTCCCggaaggaggagagggccggcAAGCGTGGTGGCAATGGCAACATGGTCCCCGGCCCTTCGCCCCCCGCTGGTCGCGGTCGCGTCCGCGCTGGTGCTGGTTACCTCCTCAGCGATCGCGACAGCAATGGCGACGGTGCCGCCGCAACGCCGAAGCGGAAGGTTTTTCAGGCCGGCCATGCCCATGATCAGGGAGGGGATCTTGGACGGCACAAGAAGAAGGCTCGAGCTGCAGATCACAAGGCATGGCGTAACGCAACTTCGATCGATAGCTATAGCTGAAGAGTTTACTTGCGTACCGTGGCGAGGGCGCGGGGCTGATTCAGTTTAATTGGCCGTGATCATGCAGGGGGAGAAGTCTGTCACATCCAAGACCAAGATGGCGCAGCAGAAGCGGCGATCCAGCAGCTACTGCTCGGACAACGAGTCCAATTGCTCCCAGGGggacggcggcgaggaggccAACGTCGCCGGCGGCGGCACCGTGAAAGTGCGGGCCGGCCGCGGGTCTGCGGCCGATCCCCAGAGCCTCTATGCGAAGGTGAGCTCAATGCATGTGCAGCCCCGCAGGTCAATTCAATACGACCGTTTCAGTGGATTGGTTCAGACTTCAGAGTTTTGTTCTGTCCAATGCAGAGAAGAAGGGAGAAGATTAACGACAGACTCCGAGTCCTGCAGAAGCTGGTGCCCAACGGAACCAAAGTAACTCTCGCGTACATACATTACATTTTGCAAAAGAAATTCAACTAGAGATTGCATTGGTTACTAATAAGTTGCTGCCTGCTAGTATGTTCTGACTGTTGTGACATATCTTGACAGGTGGATCTCAGCACTATGCTGGAGGAGGCAGTCCTCTACGTCAAGTTCTTGCAGCTACAGATCAAGGTAAGCATAATATTCATGGTTGTATTAGACCTTTCTTTCCTAGGAACTTTGTGTGATCTTGATGTCTCTTACCAGAAAGGTTGTTTCATGATCAGGTGCTCAGCTCTGACGAGATGTGGATGTACGCGCCGCTCGCTTACAGCGGCATGAGCTTCGGAATCGATCTGAGGATCACCCCTCAGTGATGAGCTTTTTCTTTTATTTAAGAAGAAAAAACCATGATGAACTTGACTCGCTTGATTTCCATCTCAACGAGGCGAAAACTAACCGTTCTGAAAGAGGATGAACTGTTAAGGACGATCCATGCTTACCAATGTAATACTGACGATGTTACAGAATTTCTGTACGATGGGTTTGCAGTTGTCTTCCTTTGCAAGAAGCCAAGAAGCAATTTTTCTGGTCACTCGCCAGCATGTCTCCACAAATCATGATCAAAGTCACAAATGCAAACGAGGCTTTGGTCTTCACAGGTCCTGCACTTTTGTAGTAGATCAGCAGAACGTGTGCCGCCGGGAATGCAAGTCCTTTTTAGTAGAGCACGTAGTAGGAGCTGCAGAAGACACGCATTATGTAATCACTGATATAATGTCAGAGTAGATTCCGTATTTTCTCCGGTTGATTATTGTTGATGAAAGGAGAGGAATAATACTATACTAGTTACACAAAATGTAAATTCCGCAATATCTCATAATGATGCATTGATGCATGTTGGCCAATTGTGTGCGTTGAGCAGTTGACAGTCAGAACTTTGTGCTGAAGTGTCAAAGATTAACGACCCATCAGTGATTCTCTTCCTCACTGACAATGCTACCTCGTAGAAACTCATGGGTATATGGGCTTAACACAATTCTCTTAAAAAAATTGTGGTGTAACATTTGAGTCAGCTGTCATATGTGTATGACAATTGACAAGTACTCCTTCTGTCTCAGAATGTAAGACGTTTTTGAGAGAAGTGCATATTACACCCCTCAACTCTAGCCCTAGTCTAATATACAACCCCCAACTCCAATACCATCTAGTTTACACCCCCCAACTCTCAAAACCAGGCGGAATTCAACCCTCCCCTCCCCGTTGACTGGTTTTGACCTGTTGACTgggtgaacagtaaattcaaaagaaataaaaaattaaaaaaaaataaTTTTGTTTTTTCACGGGTTGAAAAGTAAAATTTTAAAAAGTTCTAaataaaaaaatttaaaaaagaAAATTGATTTTTAAAAATGTTGATTTTTTGTCCAGGTGAACAGTAAATTTCAGGAAAAAATTAAGAAAACAAAAATTTCTGAATTATATTTGCATGAAACAGTTAACAGTCGTGTACTGTTCGGGCTGATATATTTTTTTATtgagagacaactgaaatgtccaaacaagctgaaaattGTCACAGACATCACGCGTTGAAAAATCGTCCACGCAAAAATAATTCGCTTTTTTTCAACTTTTTTTCGAACTTACTGTTCACCCATTGGAAAAGCCAaaatattttttgatttttttgttaCTGTTCACCTAGTCAACATGTCAAAACCGGTCAACAGGAAGGGGAGGGTTGAATTCCGCCTGGTTTTGAGAGTTGGGGGTGTAAAGTAGATGGTATTGAAGTTGGGGGGTGTATATTAGACTAGGGCTAGAGTTGAGGAGTGTAATATGCACTTCTCTCGACGTTTTTTGACCTGTCTCggaatgtaagacgttttttgacctAACATTCTGAGACAGAGAGAGTAGACAAGAAATATCTGAATGTGAGTACCCCCTCCAATTTTATTAgctttgactgaagtcaaacgtTGTAAATTTTAACAAAGTTTGTAGAAAGCAATATGGACATTTACAATAACAAATTTATATGATATGAAAATATATTCAATGATGAATCAATGGTATTGATTTgatattgtatatgttaatatttttctCTATAAACTTAGCAAAGTCCGTAAAGTTTGACTTCAAACAAAGGTAacatgcggagtaaataaaaatagaTGGAGTATTAATTAAGGGTGATTGTATCTCAGTCCACCTAGGATCAGACCCTAGGATTGACTATGCGTCACACCGGCAGATTATTCTTCCAGCGGGAGGCAACATTTCCGTTGATAGTGAGAGTGTTGCGTGAAAATGTTTGCGTGATATCAGTGGCCGAGCTATCAAAAAAATGTTGGGCGGGCCGGATAGTACGTACAGTGCTACCAAATTAAAAATTAATGAATTACTGTGGGCTGCTTCATGTAAAACTTTATTTTGCTCCAGCCAAGGGCGGGCCATGGCCCTTTCAGCCTTGCTGAAGCTCCGCCGGTGCGTGATACTATAGTATCCATATGAGTTGTGTGTACATTGTACTCGGTATGTACAGGGTGTCTCTGCAAAAGAGGCCCGCGCATACAGCACGTGTCTCATATCTTCCAATCAACACTATGCCATCTCATTGTGGCACATTCAAGTCCCAACGAGGATCAGACAATTTCTATGTCGGCTGGCCCGACATTCATTACCAACAGTTAACATCTTAcccccacacacaaaaaaacagCTGACGTCTTATGACACAACAACATGGCAAGGGAGAGTCGTTGTGCAGTGTGCATGGAAGGGATTCTTGGCGCCATTCTCTGATCGAGTGTACACTCGATGGCGGATTGCGTGTGGTCATTGGTTGGCAAGGAGGTATCCGAGCATATGAACAAGATGCGACACCCATCCGCCAAGTTGTGGCTTTTTGCGATGATTGAATCTCATCTCATCAAGATCTGATGAAGATGTGTGTGACGCTTTTGGGCCATCTAGTATGCAAGGCCGAAGGTGATACACGAGGAAGCATTTCAAAGCCCTCCACTGACGTGTGCTTTTGTGCATAACTTTCTATCCAAGAAGCTACAATCAGCGGAGCACGTAAAAGGTCTCGGCTGTGCTCCGGCCATCAGCGGCGCGGGCACACCGATGGATACCACCTCCAGGAGGGTTTTGTGAAGCTTTTTTTcttcaggggggggggggggggggggcgggcgGGTGTTTGTGAAGCTGAATGTTGATGCTGCAGTCTGGAAGAATGAACAATGGGCACGGTTGCGGCAGCTGCTCACGACGCGCAAGGGCAATACCTGGGAGCCTCGGCCTTGCATTTGTGTTTCAGGGAGTCGACGATCCCGAGACGCTGGAGGCGATCGCTTGCCGTGAATCCATGACGTTGTATCATTTTATCATTATCGTGTCAATCACACTGCCAAAGGCTATTTCGTGGCTATGGAGAACGCATGTTCTACAGAGACACATAGATTTGCCTGGAACTTACATGCCACTGAAGATACAACTGCAAGTAGCCCATCGGGTGATGATAAATAAGCTCATCAAGCCAAGGGAGAATAACCAGCATGGACCTCGTGACCACAACAAATGAGCAAGCAATTACCACCACTGAACAATACACCATACGTTCCAATTTTGAACCCAGAGAGCACACACACAAACATTGTCTATCTTGATCTCCTGTTGCCAATTCACGCATATTATTACTCAAGACCCCCccaaaaaatcatcaaaaatgaTTACATCGAGGCATGATTACAACATGAACACCACACAGGCTACAACTACAACCCTAATGTCCTATGTGCTGGCAACAATCAGGAACATTAGCTATACCTACAGCTAACCCTAAACAATTTGCTACAAAGGGATCACCACATTTCCCCCGAAAATAAGCATACACATATCCCGTTGCAATCATTACCGAGGGGACGTTCTTTACATCGATACTTTACACGACTGCTTgcccatccttcttcaatatgaAAACATGTTTAATGATTCCTTTCCGTTAGGCCTCGGTAGTGGACTGGGCTGAGGGTATGCGATTGAAAAATGCATGCCGTTCGGTGTATTATGAGCTGAAGAACCAGAACTAGACTTATAACTCGTCGGTGGAGGGGACAAGCTATGAGTATCCAAGCTGGTTGGGGCGGTCAAACGATGACCCAATGACCCGGGACATCTAGAGCTGCTTGTTTCGCTGGTCGGAAGGCAATAAAAGAATAACAAGGTCAAGATCTGTAATAGTGCAAACCTTTCATGAACAGATCAAACATCAAATTACAGACAGAGAAGTGTGAAGAAAGTACACACCCGTTTGTATTTGTCTGTTTCCCTCTCACACAAGGCTCAGTCTTCCAGGACTTCTTTTCTCTTGAACAGTGTCCAGCATCCTGGCATTAACATGAAAAGTCATGAACGTCCACAAAAATCTCGAAACTCAAGGGGATACAGCAACTGAGGCAAGCTTACTGGGGATTTATTTCCTGCAGGAGAATGTACAGAAACGTGCTGGCTGAAGTGATTTGAATTTTGGATGAATGGGTGTTCAAGCAGCTTGCTTGCTGTAGGTCTCTCAGACGGGATTCTCTTGAAGCAGCCTTTCAGAAAATCCTTCCCTTCTGATGATAAATTATCTGGAATTGGTGGGTCTTTATTCAACACCTTAAACATTGCGGCAGGCTGTTGCACCACAGACAAGCAGATTCCATGCTTCAGAATcccaagacagggaagggaaataCCCAAATGTTGACATACttcctccgtttttatttagtccGCATGTTAactttgactgaagtcaaactttataaagtttgaccaagttcaTAGAAAATAATACGAACATTTACAGCAAAAAATGAATATGATGTGAAAATATATTCAATGATGAATCTATGGTATTGATTTggtattgtatatgttaatatttttctctataaacttggtcaaagtttgtaaagtTTCACTTTAGAAAAAGCTAATATGTGGAGTAAAtaaaaaacggagggagtacattacTTCTCCATTCGCAATTTTATTTAGACCAATGTGTGGCAATTATCATCATTCATATACAAAACTAACTAATGAGAAGCGAGCTACCCTAATTACATAAGTCCAACTCATACAACACATCCTGATTTTACAAAACGGACAAAGGTTTGAATTATTTACCCCTTCAAGACCACTCCAAGGAGGCTTGCCGGTGAACATCTCAATAATTGTGCAACCGAGGCTCCAGATATCAACAGCAAGATCGTAGCCTACATCTTTGACAAGTGTAGCCTGGACAACCTGGGATACAAATGTGCAAGTGTGACTGTGCCATATAAGCAATGACCAATGAGATGCAGCTTACAGCTCTATGAAACAAACCAAAAGGCAAAACCAAAGAATTTGTAAATCTAAATGCCAACTTAGCAGTATGCCCAATGATGTGATTCTACAGTAAAATATCCATTCAAACTAAATGATTTCATATCAAACAAGAGTGCAAACCAAAAATGCTATCAGatttagaagaaaaaaaacacTTTGCAATCTTGAACTACTGCACAAGACACAAGTTAACATTTCACTTTGAACCTGTAAACTGCTTATTTCAACCATAAATTGTGAAATCGGTGTTTTCTTGCCCTTTTACGGTAGTTCAGGGTTCAAGACTGGAAATAAATGGTTTACGAATTTAAGGTTGAAACGTGAACTTCTGTAGTTTAAGGATGTTATTAAGTGGATGTTCTTTCTTAATTTCAAGACATATAAAGTTAGTAAAGGTCGTCACAAAATCTAATCTATGTGGGATGATAAGCATCCCCTGAGCATATTGTTCACATGTTTAAGTTATTGGCG
Protein-coding sequences here:
- the LOC125506028 gene encoding transcription factor RSL2-like, which codes for MQGEKSVTSKTKMAQQKRRSSSYCSDNESNCSQGDGGEEANVAGGGTVKVRAGRGSAADPQSLYAKRRREKINDRLRVLQKLVPNGTKVDLSTMLEEAVLYVKFLQLQIKVLSSDEMWMYAPLAYSGMSFGIDLRITPQ